The Tardibacter chloracetimidivorans region CACCTTCCGGCCCGCTGTTTGAAAAGACCGTGTCGAACATGCAGGAGGTGCAGGCGCGCGGCGGCCAGGTGGTGCTGATCTCGGACCCGGAGGGGCTTCGCGCCGCCGCCGAAGACTGTCTCGCCACCATCGAAATGCCGCATGTGGACGCATTCATCGCGCCGATGGTCTATGCTATCCCGGTTCAGCTTCTCGCCTATCATGTCGCCGTCGCAAAAGGCACGGACGTGGACCAGCCACGCAATCTGGCGAAGAGCGTTACCGTGGAGTGACCCTTATGTTTATCGCCATGAACCGCTTTCAGGTGCTGCCGGGCGAGGAAAAGGCCTTCGAGAATGTCTGGCTTTCCCGCGACACCTTTCTGGAAGGCGTGCCGGGCTTCGTCGAGTTCCACCTGTTGCGGGGGCCAAGCGCCGACGACCACACGCTCTATTCGTCGCATACCATTTGGCGCTCGCGCGAGGACTTCGAAGAGTGGACCCGTTCCGATGCCTTCCGTCAGGCCCATCGCAATGCGGGCGACAACAAGCCGCTCTATCTGGGGCACCCCCGTTTTGAAGGCTTCGAGGTGATCCAGACCGTCAAGTCCGGCGCGTGACGACGCCCGACTGGCTGGCGGCGGGGCAGCGGCATGTCTGGCTGCCCTATACGCAGATGAAGACTGCCGGGGCGCAATTGCCCGTGGTATCTGCCAGCGGATCG contains the following coding sequences:
- a CDS encoding antibiotic biosynthesis monooxygenase family protein produces the protein MFIAMNRFQVLPGEEKAFENVWLSRDTFLEGVPGFVEFHLLRGPSADDHTLYSSHTIWRSREDFEEWTRSDAFRQAHRNAGDNKPLYLGHPRFEGFEVIQTVKSGA